One genomic segment of Burkholderiaceae bacterium includes these proteins:
- a CDS encoding efflux RND transporter permease subunit, with the protein MHGQDTNPPARLGISGRIAAYFQSAQITPLLALVAFLLGLFAVLVTPREEEPQIDVTMANVIVPWPGASARDVEAMVASPGEQVLAQMSGVEHVMSVSRTGVAVFTVQFKVGVPRQTAVVRLYDAVGANADWLPPGLGVSQPIIKPKGVDDVPVVAITLHTARADSGAFELERVAHSIEAELKRVPGTREVKTLGGPGRAVEVEVDPARLAAAGLTLHEVRGALQSANMGLPLGDVLAGNQAIAVQTGPFLQSRDDVAELVLASRAGKPVYLREVATVRDGPPPPARYVWHGAVEHADGKSTLTEQPAVTLAVTKKPGENAIDVANAVMRRVGELQGTVIPSDVQVSETRNYGATANDKAMTLIKKLLFATLSVVALVFFALGRREAAIVGTAVILTLTVTLFASWAWGFTLNRVSLFALIFSIGILVDDAIVVVENIHRHRAHHPGRPLRQIIPAAVDEVGGPTILATLTVIAALLPMAFVSGLMGPYMSPIPINASMGMLLSLAIAFTVTPWLSRIWMKAGSGAGHAAAHAGGQGLAGRLAPVFRRVFAPLLATRTGRRNRRLLGLGVAGLIALSLLLPVLGWVVLKMLPFDNKSEFQVVVDMPAGTPLEKTAATLRALGAHLATVPEVTNFQAYAGTASPINFNGLVRQYDLRSGGEVGDIQVNLVDKSRRHEQSHAIAMRVRPQLAAIGARFGANVKVVEVPPGPPVLAPIVAEVYGPDAEGRRAVAKAVRGVFQATPGVVDVDDSTIAPAPETVLLVDRNKAAQLGVTQQAIASTLRMGLAGDAATYLHDASRTAVPVMLRLPPELQGGLDALLQLTVRSTSGTLVPIRELVRVSDMAREQPAYHKDLLPVVFVVGDMAGVKQGDMDSPLYGMFGMRGKLAELKAPDGGGVAEYFIHQPANPYAGYALKWDGEWQITYETFRDMGAAYAVGLILIYLLVVAHFGSYLTPLIIMAPIPLTIIGVMPGHALLHAQFTATSMIGMIALAGIIVRNSILLVDFIKLQLAQGVPFRRAIVASAITRAQPILLTGLAAMIGALFILDDPIFNGLAISLIFGILVSTVLTLVVIPLLYYVAYRKAGAGGGAISHHATHP; encoded by the coding sequence ATGCACGGGCAAGACACCAACCCGCCGGCGCGCCTGGGCATTTCCGGGCGCATCGCTGCGTACTTCCAGAGCGCGCAGATCACGCCGCTGCTGGCGCTGGTGGCGTTCCTGCTCGGCCTGTTCGCCGTGCTGGTGACGCCGCGCGAGGAGGAGCCGCAGATCGATGTGACCATGGCCAACGTGATCGTGCCCTGGCCGGGGGCCAGCGCGCGCGACGTGGAGGCCATGGTGGCCTCGCCCGGCGAGCAGGTGCTGGCGCAGATGTCGGGCGTGGAGCACGTGATGAGCGTCTCGCGCACCGGCGTGGCGGTGTTCACCGTGCAGTTCAAGGTGGGCGTGCCGCGCCAGACGGCGGTGGTGCGGCTGTACGACGCGGTGGGCGCCAACGCCGACTGGCTGCCGCCCGGGCTGGGCGTGTCGCAGCCCATCATCAAGCCCAAGGGTGTGGACGATGTGCCGGTGGTGGCCATCACACTGCACACGGCGCGCGCCGACAGCGGGGCGTTCGAGCTGGAGCGCGTGGCGCACAGCATCGAGGCCGAGCTCAAGCGCGTGCCCGGCACGCGCGAGGTCAAGACCCTGGGCGGTCCGGGCCGCGCGGTGGAGGTCGAGGTCGATCCGGCCCGGCTGGCCGCCGCCGGCCTGACGCTGCACGAGGTGCGTGGCGCGCTGCAGTCGGCCAACATGGGGCTGCCGCTGGGCGACGTGCTGGCGGGCAACCAGGCCATCGCGGTGCAGACCGGGCCGTTTCTGCAAAGCCGTGACGACGTGGCCGAGCTGGTGCTGGCCAGCCGCGCCGGCAAGCCGGTGTACCTGCGCGAGGTGGCCACGGTGCGCGACGGCCCGCCGCCGCCCGCGCGCTACGTCTGGCACGGCGCGGTCGAGCATGCGGATGGCAAAAGTACGCTGACCGAGCAGCCGGCCGTGACCCTGGCCGTGACCAAGAAGCCGGGCGAGAACGCCATCGACGTGGCCAATGCCGTGATGCGGCGCGTGGGCGAGCTGCAGGGTACGGTGATCCCGTCCGACGTGCAGGTGAGCGAAACGCGCAACTACGGCGCCACCGCCAACGACAAGGCGATGACGCTGATCAAGAAGCTGCTGTTCGCCACGCTGTCGGTGGTGGCGCTGGTGTTCTTTGCGCTGGGTCGGCGCGAGGCGGCCATCGTCGGCACGGCGGTGATCCTGACGCTGACCGTCACGCTGTTCGCGTCCTGGGCCTGGGGCTTCACGCTCAACCGGGTGTCGCTGTTCGCGCTGATCTTCTCGATCGGCATCCTGGTGGACGACGCCATCGTGGTGGTCGAGAACATCCACCGCCACCGCGCCCACCACCCGGGCCGGCCACTGCGCCAGATCATCCCGGCGGCGGTGGACGAGGTGGGCGGCCCCACCATCCTGGCCACGCTGACGGTGATCGCCGCGCTGCTGCCCATGGCCTTCGTCAGCGGGCTGATGGGGCCGTACATGAGCCCCATCCCCATCAACGCCAGCATGGGCATGCTGCTGTCGCTGGCCATTGCCTTCACCGTCACGCCGTGGCTGTCGCGCATCTGGATGAAGGCCGGCTCTGGCGCCGGGCATGCGGCGGCACACGCGGGTGGCCAGGGGCTGGCCGGCAGGCTGGCCCCGGTGTTCCGGCGCGTGTTCGCCCCGCTGCTGGCCACGCGCACGGGCCGGCGCAACCGCCGTCTGCTCGGGCTGGGCGTGGCCGGGCTGATCGCGTTGTCGCTGCTGCTGCCGGTGCTGGGGTGGGTGGTGCTCAAGATGCTGCCCTTCGACAACAAGAGCGAGTTCCAGGTGGTGGTCGACATGCCAGCCGGCACGCCGCTGGAGAAGACCGCCGCCACCCTGCGCGCGCTGGGCGCGCACCTAGCCACCGTCCCCGAAGTGACCAACTTCCAGGCCTACGCCGGCACCGCCTCGCCCATCAACTTCAACGGCCTGGTGCGGCAGTACGACCTGCGCAGCGGCGGCGAGGTGGGCGACATCCAGGTCAACCTGGTGGACAAGTCGCGGCGCCACGAGCAGAGCCACGCCATCGCCATGCGCGTGCGCCCGCAACTGGCCGCCATCGGCGCGCGCTTTGGGGCCAACGTCAAGGTGGTCGAGGTGCCGCCCGGCCCGCCGGTGCTGGCGCCCATCGTGGCCGAGGTCTACGGCCCCGACGCCGAGGGCCGCCGCGCCGTGGCCAAGGCCGTGCGCGGCGTGTTCCAGGCCACGCCTGGCGTGGTGGACGTGGACGACAGCACCATCGCCCCCGCGCCCGAGACCGTGCTGCTGGTCGACCGCAACAAGGCGGCGCAACTGGGCGTAACGCAGCAGGCCATCGCCAGCACGCTGCGCATGGGCCTGGCGGGCGACGCCGCCACTTACCTGCACGACGCCAGCCGCACGGCGGTGCCGGTGATGCTGCGCCTGCCGCCCGAGCTGCAGGGCGGGCTGGACGCGCTGCTGCAGCTCACGGTGCGCTCCACCTCCGGCACGTTGGTGCCGATCCGCGAGCTGGTGCGCGTGAGCGACATGGCGCGCGAGCAGCCGGCCTATCACAAGGACCTCTTGCCTGTGGTGTTTGTCGTGGGCGACATGGCCGGAGTCAAACAAGGCGACATGGACAGCCCGCTCTACGGCATGTTCGGCATGCGCGGCAAGCTGGCCGAGCTGAAGGCGCCGGACGGCGGCGGCGTGGCCGAATACTTCATCCACCAGCCGGCCAATCCCTACGCGGGCTACGCGCTCAAGTGGGACGGCGAGTGGCAGATCACCTACGAGACCTTCCGCGACATGGGCGCGGCCTACGCGGTGGGGCTGATCCTGATCTACCTGCTGGTGGTGGCGCACTTCGGCTCGTACCTGACGCCGCTGATCATCATGGCGCCCATTCCGCTGACCATCATCGGCGTGATGCCGGGGCACGCGCTGCTGCACGCGCAGTTCACGGCCACCAGCATGATCGGCATGATCGCGCTGGCCGGCATCATCGTGCGCAACTCGATCCTGCTGGTGGACTTCATCAAGCTGCAGCTGGCGCAGGGCGTGCCGTTCCGGCGCGCCATCGTGGCCAGCGCCATCACGCGCGCGCAGCCGATTCTGCTCACGGGCCTGGCTGCCATGATCGGCGCGCTGTTCATCCTGGACGACCCGATCTTCAACGGCCTGGCGATCTCGCTCATCTTCGGCATCCTGGTGTCCACGGTGCTGACGCTGGTCGTCATCCCGCTGCTGTACTACGTCGCGTACCGCAAGGCGGGTGCGGGCGGCGGCGCCATTTCCCATCACGCAACTCACCCCTGA
- a CDS encoding FAD-dependent oxidoreductase encodes MAHIVIMGAGLGGMPAAYEIRALLGPEHRVTMVNAADFFQFVPSNPWVAVGWRQREDIVVPLAEPLRKKNIDFVGKAVTAIDAPGNKLVLDGGEELAYDYLVITTGAKLSFGEVPGSGPIDGHTHSVCTVDHAQKWFAEYEEFLKNPGPIVIGAMPGASCFGPAYEFAFIVSSDLRKRKLRHKVPMTFVTSEPYIGHLGLAGVGDSKSVLESELRDRDIKWVTNAKTTRVEPGKLFATELNDKGEVHKEHEITFKMSMMLPAFKGVDAVAAVPELCNPRGFVLIDEHQRSKKYRNIFAAGVCVAIPPVEATPVATGAPKTGYMIESMVSAIAHNIAAELAGKPATAKGTWNAICLADMGDTGAAFVALPQIPPRNVNWFKKGKWVHLAKVAFEKYFIRKMKTGNSEPVYEKYVLKALGIVRLENHDAP; translated from the coding sequence ATGGCACACATCGTCATCATGGGCGCAGGCCTGGGCGGCATGCCCGCGGCCTACGAAATCCGCGCCCTGCTGGGCCCGGAGCACCGCGTCACCATGGTCAACGCGGCGGACTTCTTCCAGTTCGTGCCGTCCAACCCCTGGGTGGCGGTGGGCTGGCGCCAGCGCGAGGACATCGTGGTGCCGCTGGCCGAGCCGCTGCGCAAGAAGAACATCGACTTCGTCGGCAAGGCGGTCACCGCCATCGACGCACCCGGCAACAAGCTGGTGCTGGACGGCGGCGAGGAGCTGGCCTACGATTACCTGGTCATCACCACCGGCGCGAAGCTGTCGTTCGGCGAGGTGCCGGGCTCGGGCCCCATCGACGGTCACACGCATTCGGTCTGCACCGTCGACCATGCCCAGAAGTGGTTTGCCGAGTACGAGGAATTCCTGAAGAACCCGGGCCCGATCGTGATCGGCGCCATGCCGGGCGCCAGCTGCTTCGGCCCGGCCTACGAGTTCGCCTTCATCGTGTCGTCCGACCTGCGCAAGCGCAAGCTGCGCCACAAGGTGCCGATGACCTTCGTCACCAGCGAGCCCTACATCGGTCACCTGGGCCTGGCGGGGGTGGGCGACAGCAAGAGCGTGCTGGAAAGCGAGCTGCGCGACCGCGACATCAAGTGGGTTACCAACGCCAAGACCACGCGCGTCGAGCCCGGCAAGCTGTTTGCCACCGAGCTGAACGACAAGGGCGAGGTGCACAAGGAGCACGAGATCACCTTCAAGATGTCCATGATGCTGCCCGCGTTCAAGGGCGTCGATGCGGTGGCTGCCGTGCCCGAGCTGTGCAACCCGCGCGGCTTCGTGCTGATCGACGAGCACCAGCGCAGCAAGAAGTACCGCAACATCTTCGCCGCCGGCGTGTGCGTGGCGATCCCGCCGGTGGAGGCCACGCCCGTGGCCACCGGCGCGCCCAAGACCGGCTACATGATCGAGAGCATGGTCAGCGCCATCGCGCACAACATCGCTGCCGAGCTGGCCGGCAAGCCGGCCACGGCCAAGGGCACCTGGAACGCCATCTGCCTGGCCGACATGGGCGACACCGGCGCCGCTTTCGTGGCGCTGCCGCAAATCCCGCCGCGCAACGTCAACTGGTTCAAGAAGGGCAAGTGGGTGCACCTGGCCAAGGTGGCTTTCGAGAAGTACTTCATCCGCAAGATGAAGACCGGCAACAGCGAGCCGGTGTACGAGAAGTACGTGCTCAAGGCCCTGGGCATCGTGCGGCTGGAAAACCACGATGCTCCGTAA
- a CDS encoding DUF2892 domain-containing protein has product MTSWQITRLIGGSFILLSLALGAPGSPIFHSANWLWFTAFVGANFLQSGLSKWCLMEVIMRKLGARPGECQNQA; this is encoded by the coding sequence ATGACATCCTGGCAAATCACCCGCCTGATCGGCGGCAGCTTCATCCTGCTTTCGCTCGCCCTGGGCGCGCCCGGCAGCCCCATCTTCCACAGCGCCAACTGGCTGTGGTTCACCGCCTTCGTCGGTGCCAACTTCCTGCAAAGCGGCCTCAGCAAGTGGTGCCTGATGGAAGTCATCATGCGCAAGCTGGGCGCGCGCCCCGGCGAGTGCCAGAACCAGGCCTGA
- a CDS encoding carboxymuconolactone decarboxylase family protein gives MVENYKSLITAVSAKTAQMRQDIPEVMQGFNAMAQAAGKAGALDAKTKELIAMALSVGARCDPCIGYHGKALVKLGATRAEVQEMLGMCVYMGGGPSLMYAAAALTAYEEFGGEKAAS, from the coding sequence ATGGTCGAAAACTACAAGTCCCTGATTACCGCCGTCTCGGCCAAGACGGCGCAGATGCGCCAGGACATCCCCGAGGTCATGCAGGGCTTCAACGCCATGGCGCAGGCCGCCGGCAAGGCGGGCGCGCTGGACGCCAAGACCAAGGAGCTGATCGCCATGGCGCTGTCGGTGGGCGCGCGCTGCGACCCGTGCATCGGCTACCACGGCAAGGCCCTGGTCAAGCTGGGCGCCACGCGCGCCGAGGTGCAGGAGATGCTGGGCATGTGCGTGTACATGGGCGGCGGCCCCTCGCTGATGTACGCCGCGGCGGCACTGACGGCCTACGAAGAGTTTGGCGGGGAAAAGGCGGCGTCGTGA
- a CDS encoding TolC family protein, producing MKHRLLALACAVATVLPAAAWAQDLLTVWQAAAQHDRQLAVARAERAATQTLREQADALWRPSVSLAVSAGLGAQDTAMRGARFSAPGMGQIDEARFATSVDGGLATRLGVTVQQPLINPARDAQREQLRLSADMGDTAWHGAQAELMLRTAERYLALALADERVRVLGGQVQALERARAEAHDRYRIGSSPITDTYEADAALAGVRAQQSAAMLEAGIRRQALAGSTGLAAPTAGLPTGALPPAGGAPDWEQAAQADNPRLRMLTQAVAVAEQKLRQQGAAGRPTLDLVAQAGQDRIAGSGDFGSARNRSLNAMVGVQLNIPLYAGGMVQAQEREAAERLNKARAELDAAREDVSQQVRAAWQGLQAGSLRIAALQDALKAGTARLDATRLGREVGDRTVMDMLNAENDHAQAQLALAQARSDQALTFLRLAALADRLDEGRLAQVNATLGEPVSKP from the coding sequence GTGAAACACCGACTGCTCGCCCTGGCCTGTGCGGTGGCGACGGTGCTGCCGGCCGCGGCGTGGGCGCAGGACCTGCTGACGGTCTGGCAGGCCGCGGCCCAGCACGACCGCCAGCTGGCCGTGGCGCGCGCCGAGCGTGCTGCCACCCAGACCCTGCGCGAGCAGGCCGACGCGCTGTGGCGCCCCAGTGTGTCGCTGGCCGTGTCGGCGGGCCTGGGCGCGCAGGACACGGCCATGCGCGGCGCGCGTTTTTCGGCGCCCGGCATGGGGCAGATCGACGAGGCGCGCTTCGCCACCTCGGTCGATGGCGGCCTGGCCACGCGCCTGGGCGTGACCGTGCAGCAGCCGCTGATCAACCCGGCGCGCGACGCCCAGCGCGAGCAGCTGCGCCTGTCGGCCGACATGGGCGACACCGCCTGGCATGGCGCGCAGGCTGAGCTGATGCTGCGCACCGCCGAGCGCTACCTGGCGCTGGCGCTGGCCGACGAGCGCGTGCGCGTGCTCGGCGGGCAGGTGCAGGCGCTGGAGCGCGCGCGCGCCGAGGCGCACGACCGCTATCGCATCGGCTCCTCGCCCATCACCGACACCTACGAGGCCGACGCCGCCCTGGCCGGCGTGCGCGCGCAGCAGTCGGCCGCCATGCTGGAGGCGGGCATCCGCCGCCAGGCCCTGGCCGGCAGCACCGGCCTGGCCGCGCCCACCGCTGGGCTGCCGACGGGGGCATTGCCGCCGGCAGGCGGCGCGCCCGACTGGGAGCAGGCCGCGCAGGCCGACAACCCGCGCCTGCGCATGCTCACGCAGGCCGTCGCCGTGGCCGAGCAGAAGCTGCGCCAGCAGGGCGCGGCCGGGCGCCCCACGCTCGACCTGGTGGCGCAGGCCGGGCAGGACCGCATCGCCGGCAGCGGCGACTTCGGCTCGGCGCGCAACCGCAGCCTGAACGCCATGGTGGGCGTGCAGCTCAACATCCCGCTCTATGCGGGCGGCATGGTGCAGGCGCAGGAGCGCGAGGCCGCCGAGCGGCTGAACAAGGCGCGCGCCGAGCTGGACGCGGCGCGCGAGGACGTGAGCCAGCAGGTGCGCGCCGCGTGGCAGGGCCTGCAGGCCGGCAGCCTGCGCATCGCCGCCCTGCAAGACGCGCTGAAGGCCGGCACCGCGCGGCTGGACGCCACGCGCCTGGGCCGCGAAGTGGGCGACCGTACTGTCATGGACATGCTGAACGCCGAGAACGACCACGCCCAGGCGCAGCTGGCGCTGGCGCAGGCGCGCAGCGACCAGGCCTTGACCTTTCTGCGGCTGGCGGCGCTGGCCGACCGGCTGGACGAGGGCCGGCTGGCGCAGGTCAACGCCACGCTGGGCGAGCCGGTGTCCAAGCCATGA
- a CDS encoding DUF2892 domain-containing protein, with translation MKHNVGGIDRILRIVVGLVLIALAATGTVGWWGWIGVVPLLTGLAGTCPAYKLLGMNTCPLKSKS, from the coding sequence ATGAAACACAACGTCGGCGGCATCGACCGCATTCTTCGCATCGTCGTCGGCCTGGTGCTGATCGCGCTGGCCGCCACCGGCACCGTCGGTTGGTGGGGCTGGATCGGCGTGGTGCCGCTGCTCACCGGCCTGGCGGGCACCTGCCCGGCGTACAAGCTGCTGGGCATGAACACCTGCCCGCTCAAGAGCAAGTCCTGA
- a CDS encoding homogentisate 1,2-dioxygenase, producing the protein METRGMADLKLSYMSGFGNEFATEALPGALPVGRNSPQKAPYGLYAEQLSGTAFTAPRHANRRSWLYRIRPTAVQQPFEPSSAAARWLSRFDDVPTPPDPLRWDPLPMPAAGSSVDFVDGMVTMGGNAGCGIHLYAANRSMDRRYFYDADGELLIVPHHGRLLLATEFGVLDVEPQEIAVIPRGVRFQVRLPDGGARGYVCENFGASLRLPDLGVIGSNGLAHPRDFLYPVAAYEDIEGDFELLAKFDGHFWSSRTRHSPLDVVAWHGTHGPYKYDLRRFNVTGFLSHDHPDPSINLVLHAPSAVPGVDTLDFVAFAPRVLAMRDTFRPPWFHRNIAGEFMGLVHGVYDAKAEGFVPGGASLHNTMTGHGPDAETFAKASAADTTRADCIADTMAIMFETPVIIHTTRQALESPQRQRQYIQAWQGLQKHFDPSRR; encoded by the coding sequence ATGGAGACACGAGGCATGGCCGACCTGAAACTTTCCTACATGTCCGGCTTCGGCAACGAATTCGCGACCGAGGCGCTGCCGGGCGCGCTGCCGGTCGGGCGCAACTCGCCGCAGAAGGCACCGTACGGGCTGTACGCCGAGCAGCTGTCGGGCACGGCCTTCACGGCGCCGCGGCACGCCAATCGGCGCAGCTGGCTGTACCGCATCCGCCCCACGGCCGTGCAGCAGCCGTTCGAGCCCAGCTCGGCGGCCGCGCGCTGGCTGTCGCGCTTCGACGACGTGCCGACCCCGCCCGACCCGCTGCGCTGGGACCCGCTGCCCATGCCGGCGGCGGGCAGCAGCGTCGACTTCGTCGACGGCATGGTGACCATGGGCGGCAACGCCGGCTGCGGCATCCACCTGTACGCCGCCAATCGCTCGATGGATCGGCGCTACTTCTACGATGCCGACGGCGAGCTGCTGATCGTCCCCCACCATGGCCGGCTGCTGCTGGCCACCGAGTTCGGTGTGCTCGACGTCGAACCGCAGGAAATCGCCGTCATCCCGCGCGGCGTGCGCTTTCAGGTGCGCCTGCCCGACGGCGGCGCGCGCGGCTACGTGTGCGAGAACTTCGGCGCCTCGCTGCGGCTCCCCGACCTGGGGGTGATCGGCTCCAACGGCCTGGCCCATCCGCGCGACTTCCTCTACCCGGTGGCGGCCTACGAGGACATCGAGGGGGACTTCGAACTGCTGGCCAAGTTCGACGGCCACTTCTGGAGCTCGCGCACGCGGCATTCGCCGCTCGATGTGGTCGCCTGGCATGGCACGCACGGCCCCTACAAATACGACCTGCGCCGCTTCAACGTGACCGGCTTCCTCAGTCACGACCACCCCGACCCGTCCATCAACCTGGTATTGCATGCGCCCAGCGCGGTGCCCGGCGTCGACACGCTCGACTTCGTCGCGTTCGCGCCGCGCGTGCTGGCGATGCGGGACACCTTCCGCCCCCCATGGTTCCACCGCAACATCGCGGGCGAATTCATGGGCCTGGTGCACGGCGTGTACGACGCCAAGGCCGAAGGCTTCGTGCCCGGCGGCGCCTCGCTGCACAACACCATGACCGGCCACGGCCCCGACGCCGAGACCTTCGCCAAGGCCAGCGCCGCCGACACCACCCGGGCCGACTGCATCGCCGACACCATGGCGATCATGTTCGAGACCCCGGTGATCATCCACACCACGCGCCAGGCGCTCGAATCGCCGCAGCGCCAGCGCCAGTACATCCAGGCTTGGCAGGGGCTGCAAAAGCACTTCGACCCGAGCCGGCGCTGA
- a CDS encoding tripartite tricarboxylate transporter substrate binding protein: MKRRTLLSSTLALAAAPAFAQGGKPIRLIVPYAPGGPLDITSRVLAEQVQARLGPVIVDNKPGAGGNIGSDLVAKAAPDGLTIGIAAVATHAINPWLFSKMPFDAAKDFAPITQMVRVPNVLVMNADTARRLHIRTLADLIAYARKNPGKLNYGSGGNGSAGHLAGEMFKQGARIFAVHIPYNGGNPAQLALLAGQVDFNIDNLATAAPNIKAGKIVPLAVTTAQPSPLLPGVPTIAQTLPGFAIDTWWGLVAPAGTPPDVIARLNAAFTEALRSPATRERYALLMAEPVPTTPEAFGQLMARERARYESVVKASGAHVD; the protein is encoded by the coding sequence ATGAAACGACGCACCCTGCTCTCCTCCACCCTCGCTCTGGCCGCCGCTCCCGCCTTCGCCCAGGGCGGCAAGCCCATCCGCCTGATCGTGCCCTACGCGCCCGGCGGGCCGCTGGACATCACCTCGCGCGTGCTGGCCGAGCAGGTGCAGGCCAGGCTGGGTCCTGTCATCGTCGACAACAAACCGGGCGCCGGCGGCAACATCGGCTCCGACCTGGTGGCCAAGGCCGCGCCCGACGGCCTGACGATCGGCATCGCCGCCGTGGCCACGCACGCCATCAACCCCTGGCTGTTCAGCAAGATGCCCTTCGACGCGGCCAAGGACTTCGCACCCATCACGCAGATGGTGCGCGTGCCCAACGTGCTGGTGATGAACGCCGACACCGCCCGGCGCCTGCACATCCGCACGCTGGCCGACCTGATCGCGTACGCCAGGAAGAACCCCGGCAAGCTCAACTACGGCTCGGGCGGCAACGGCTCGGCCGGCCACCTGGCCGGTGAGATGTTCAAGCAAGGCGCGCGCATCTTCGCCGTGCACATTCCCTACAACGGCGGCAACCCGGCGCAGCTGGCGCTGCTGGCCGGCCAGGTGGACTTCAACATCGACAACCTGGCCACGGCCGCGCCCAACATCAAGGCCGGCAAGATCGTCCCGCTGGCGGTGACCACCGCCCAGCCCTCGCCCCTGCTGCCCGGCGTGCCCACCATCGCGCAGACCCTTCCCGGCTTTGCGATCGACACCTGGTGGGGCCTGGTCGCCCCGGCCGGCACGCCGCCCGACGTCATCGCCCGGCTGAACGCGGCCTTCACCGAGGCGCTGCGCAGCCCCGCCACGCGCGAGCGCTACGCCCTGCTGATGGCCGAGCCCGTGCCCACCACGCCCGAAGCCTTCGGCCAGCTGATGGCACGCGAACGGGCGCGCTACGAGTCGGTGGTCAAGGCCTCGGGCGCGCACGTCGATTGA
- a CDS encoding CDP-6-deoxy-delta-3,4-glucoseen reductase, which produces MPYTITVQPSGRTFEADAGEPMLTAGIRQGIGLPYGCKDGACGSCKCKKISGHVRHGTHQSKALSAEEEAAGYVLTCCGVAQSDVVLESRQVTHAGAFPIKKMPARVAELERLAHDVMRVRLQLPANDVIQYHAGQYIEIILRDGSRRSYSMAGAPHTLTATGVPMVELHLRHMPGGKFTDHVFGAMKAKEILRIEGPYGSFRLQDDSPKPIVFLASGTGFAPIKAIVEHMQFMGITREAVLYWGGRRPRDLYMDAWVRGKLLELPHLRYVPVVSDALPEDDWQGRTGFVHRAVLEDFADLSAHQVYACGAPIVVDSARRDFVQQAGLPEYEFYADAFTSEADKAHEP; this is translated from the coding sequence ATGCCCTACACCATCACCGTGCAGCCCAGTGGCCGCACCTTCGAGGCCGACGCCGGCGAGCCGATGCTGACGGCCGGCATCCGCCAGGGCATCGGCCTGCCCTACGGCTGCAAGGACGGCGCCTGCGGCTCGTGCAAGTGCAAGAAGATCTCGGGCCACGTCAGGCATGGCACGCACCAGAGCAAGGCGCTCTCGGCCGAGGAAGAAGCCGCCGGCTACGTGCTGACCTGCTGCGGCGTGGCGCAAAGCGACGTGGTGCTGGAGTCGCGCCAGGTCACGCACGCGGGGGCTTTCCCGATCAAGAAGATGCCCGCGCGCGTGGCCGAGCTGGAGCGCCTGGCGCACGACGTGATGCGCGTGCGCCTGCAGCTGCCCGCCAACGACGTCATCCAGTACCACGCGGGCCAGTACATCGAGATCATCCTGCGCGACGGCAGCCGCCGCAGCTACAGCATGGCCGGCGCGCCGCACACGCTGACCGCCACCGGCGTGCCCATGGTCGAGCTGCACCTGCGCCACATGCCCGGCGGCAAGTTCACCGACCACGTGTTCGGCGCCATGAAGGCCAAGGAGATTCTGCGCATCGAGGGCCCCTACGGCAGCTTTCGCCTGCAGGACGACAGCCCCAAGCCCATCGTCTTCCTGGCCTCGGGCACGGGCTTTGCGCCCATCAAGGCCATCGTCGAGCACATGCAGTTCATGGGCATCACGCGCGAGGCCGTGCTGTACTGGGGCGGCCGCCGCCCGCGCGACCTGTACATGGACGCCTGGGTGCGCGGCAAGCTGCTGGAGCTGCCGCACCTGCGCTACGTGCCCGTGGTGTCCGACGCGCTGCCCGAGGACGACTGGCAGGGCCGCACCGGTTTCGTGCACCGCGCCGTGCTGGAAGACTTCGCCGACCTGTCGGCCCATCAGGTCTACGCCTGCGGCGCCCCCATCGTGGTCGACTCGGCCCGGCGCGACTTCGTGCAGCAGGCCGGCCTGCCCGAGTACGAGTTCTACGCCGATGCGTTCACCAGCGAGGCGGACAAGGCGCACGAGCCTTGA